Genomic DNA from Panthera leo isolate Ple1 chromosome E3, P.leo_Ple1_pat1.1, whole genome shotgun sequence:
ATGCAGAGAGACGATGGGCacgttttcttcccttcccccacacgGCTCTGCACCTCCtgggcccaccccacccccatttctctGCCAAGGCCACGCTGCCTCTCCCTCATAACCCAGCACCGTCCCTCTgcttctgggaagccttccttccaccctcaAGCCCAAGTCTCGCAAGTTAACATGCaggaagttttaagttttaatctAATTGTCGCATGTTCGTTGATCttctgcttctgtccctgtgTCTGTTCTCTCGGGGAGAGAGAAGTGTATATGTCTCTAGGTCACACCATTGAGCATTCattgtcaacaaatatttggccATTTTGGGGAAGCCAAGATTCACGCAACAGCCAGGGTAAAAAAAAGACAGGATGTGTTCCAGAGAAAGTTACAAAGGGAGATTCAGGAATTCAGAGAATGAGGAACAAGTTCTGGTAAAGATAAAAAAAGTGAATCAGAGTTGGACAATCCACATTCGTGagtaaagagaaatggaaggtgGCCCTGGGGTGTCCCTGGGGCGCCCCACAGGCGCCTCGTTCTGGCTGACACCATCAGACTCTGCGGTCACAGCTACCCGAAAAATTGCACATCCCACCCTTCCCGGCCCGTTAAACTTCCCCTTGTGGCCACAGTGGGTCCCATttactctctctgcttctttccccCAAGAGAGAAGGCTCATTCTTGCCTAGGGGGTAGGGGGGGTCTTTAATGCTTACTGAACTCTGACATTATGAGAGAGCCTCCAAGGGGCACCCCAGGACATAAAAATAAACGAGGCGTGGCGACAGCACAGTGAGTTTAGTAAGTACACACAGGACCGTTGAGATTGGGAAAGTATGTGCAATGGGTAAAGAGTTATGGAGACTCAACAAGAGATAGTGGACGTGGGTGGCAGAGAGTGGGTCCAGTGGGCCAGGACCAAGAAAACAGGTCAAACTCAGTTTGGTTTTTACCTTTTTCTAAAACAAGCCCCCCTCCTTCCTGGTATGCTCGAGGGATTGGGACACAAGTGTCAGATGTCAGTGAAGTCCACATGCAAACAGAGCCCACAAAGGAAGATCTCCCTAAGATCAAAATCTGCCCATCAGCCAGTGGAGCACACCAGGCAGGGGGTAGAAATGAGAAGATCCGGTCTGAAGTAGACAAGAGGGGCTGGTAGCCATTCTCTCCTGTCACCGGCCACCCGGGGCCCCAGGCATTTGATGTCAACACTCAGTACAGGCCAAGGGAAGTGAAAAGAACACCCACATCAAGGAACTCACATTGTATTGAAATTAACAGCTCAAGCCATCTGGGTTCCTGTTCTGGCTCCTTCCCGACCAAGAGTGGCCACCACTTAGTGAGAGCCTAGAACATGTCAGACACTTGGGGACAATATTTCATGTAACCCCAACAGCCTTGAGGGATGGGGATCATTCTCAACCTACCTATAAATTGTCATCTGCACCTAGCTGCAAAACGGAAAACCAAAGCACCCGAAAGTTAAGTTTTACCTAAAGACACATGACCAGCAAGGTCAGATCTGGGACCAGGCGGGTCCATCCACTGCAGTGACCACTGTTCCCCCTCACCAGATGGCACCGTGTGGACTCAAACACATCATGCGGCCTCTGTGGACCTCAGGGCCCATGCCTGCAAATTCGAAGGGCTGCATTAAATGGTTCTTCAGACCCTCCTGCTCTGAAACGCAGGGATATAATTGCAGAAAAAAAGCAACCGTGGACAAGTGGGGCTGAGACTGGGGGAAGGAGATGGGTTGGGGgctttcctctgccttcctcaaGCTGTCATGTTACAGGCATTTAAGGAGAGAAGGCTGCCGGTggttggggaagggagatggagGTGGTTatgcaggcagaggaaggggagacaCGCTGGGCATGGTACCAGTGTGAGGAGAGACCCTGGACGGGCCAAGGTGGCCCGTGTCTGTCTGGGTTCCAGGGTCAAGATCTTAAGCAAGGATAGGCAGGAAGGGACACAGGGCACTCACCCCAGCTCACTCCTACGAGAGGGGCAGAGCCAGCCCAGCCTAAACACAGGCTATTTTTGGTGTTGTGTTGTTTGGAGAGCAACCAGGCCAGAAATAGTGCTGTGAGTTAGTAGGACCCTGTtctgctcccacccccagctctcccAGTGAAATCACCAAGAATCAGGAGGCCAGCTCCAACATTCCAGGGAGCCTGTGTAACTGATAGGGGACGGTGCTCTCCGCCCTGCAGGAAGACTTGGAGCAGAGCATTTGACTGTAAAAGGGCTTCTTCAAGAGGGGAAGCCAGGGAAGGGGGACTGAGTCAGAGAGagcggaagagagagagggaaagtgggagAGACGTCCCCTGGCTGGCTGAGGCTAGTGGAGTAGACCAGTTGACCATGGGTTGAACAGAGAAGTCAAGAAAAGGGAGtctaggagagagaaagggaaagtgaaaaagaaagtaggtagtggtgctgggagagcaaaaaggaagagaagggagtaGGCAAAGAGGGCAGCTGAAGGACAGGAGGTGGAGGATTGAAGGGAAGATAGGCCCACAGAGAACCAGGGCTGCCAGGGCCcatgggcatggggtggggggacagtcACGGAAAGCGTGAGTCTGGTCTAGTCATGAACCACCTGCTAGCGGACAGATGGAAACATCTTTCCCAACTAGCTGGAACTGAAACTTCCCCAGAAATCCACAGTCTTGTAACTCATCCTCTTATCTCTGACTCTCTGGGAATCAGAGATCCAGCAATTTCAAAAGCAGggacttttctctttctgctgtttgtgATTGGGTGAGCAAGGTGATTGGGTCAAGGCTTTGTTTGGGGTtcgggggaaggagggaaagtgaTGTGGCCCCTTGAATCAGGCTGGATTCTGAGAAGGGTGTCGCAGGGAAGTCTGTCTGGGGGGTGGCGGGGCGATCCAGCTACACTGTGATGTGTGGAAGGTCTCCAGAGGGCAGACAGGGTGGAAGCAAGGCCTTAACACACAGAGGAGCAACAGGCACCACGGTCACGGTCACGTCTGGGCTTAGATCATCCAGCGGCCCTAGCTCATGAGAAAGTCAAAGGAAGAGTCAGAAACCCCAGCATGGGACCCAGTTACACAGGGCCTTGCCTCAGTTTCTAATCTACACCCACCAGATACCTACACGTTCCCCCCAGTTTTGGAAAAAACCCTGATTAAGTCAGCCCTTTGTGTTTTCAACATAAATCATGTCCCCTTTCTCCCCAACAGGACATAGAGCTGCTCCCTTCCATGCCTGGGAACAGAGCGTCTTTTCTGGAATGGCATCAGGATCAACCATCAGGTCCAGGACAATGGTTCTTGGATGGCCAacgaaagaagggaaggagggtcaGCTGAAGTGGCTGGAGAGGATGGGCAGTGGGGCACCTCAAGGGAGCCCCTTTCAGCCAGGTCTCGACCCACTGCCCTTCTAACTTGGGGCTTGGCACTCCCAACCTGGATGCCCATGTCCCCATCCCCCTTGAGCCCCAGAGGTAGAGGGCAGGGCACTGGGGGCATTTCTGGGGGGTAGGAGATGGGTTGGGGGCTTCACTTCTGTCTTCTCCACTTGAAAGAGATCAGAAGTAACCGCCTTCTCATGCTTAACCACTGTCTCAGAGAGTCCAAACGagaccaagaaaagaaaaggacataaACAAGAAGCAGTTACACGGGAACAGTCCTGTACTTGAAAAGAGTGGGTGATCCTAACTTTCCGACCGAGGTTTCCCCTTTTttccctgccaccccctccccacctgactCCTAGGGGCaacagagaaaacacaggcagaggcagagtaAAAAGTGGGAAAGCCGTCCAGCTGTGGTTGCCCTTGGTATCTGCTTACtgaaaaaatccaaaacaaataTCCCGATGCTTCCACCCACTTAAACTTCCTGTGATTCTGCTATCCGCTGTCTCCATGGATACTCTCACTTGAACCCCACCACCTACACAAAGCGAGACAGCGTGTGGAGCCCAGGGTCAAGTGCATCAtctccccacccagccacccctctgtCCACAACATCCTGGGCACGTGACCTGACCCTGCCAAGCCCCCAGGTGCAGTCCCACGCACCAGTCTCTGGCCGATTCCCACCCTCTGCAGAATTGTTTGGTTAGTCTTCCATCCCCAAGCCCGGTGTCCTGGAAGCACACCCCACAAACCCGCCACGAACTGACTCTCCATGGCCGCCCCAGCACCACCCCCCAGGTGTCTGTGTCTCGAGAAAAGGATAAGGTATAATTCTCCCCAGGCACAGAAGGCAgcttaaagaaatgaaacttaCACATTGGGCTCCTACTGCCTTGCCAAGTCTTTACCCTGTCAACCCCTGGTTTCTTTCAGCCTCCATCACCATCACCCCATCCAGCACACCCAAACCCCCTCCAGACACGGCTGTTGGCACAAAAGAGAGCCTCGAGGGCATCTTAAGAGTCTGGACACGTGGGAGAGTCAGCTGTGTATCATCGACCAGCGGGCGGGCGCGCACCtggcagggaagagggaaaaacgGAAGGGAGTCCTCTGCGTGCTCATGTCCTAGACAGTCAAAACCCAGACAATCACATGGCACGCTCCGTGCCCTCTGGCCACTGGAATGAGGccaagaggagggaggggtgttCTCCCCAGGCTGGCCAGCACGTACAGACTGGACAGCACCGGCAGACAAAAGTTCACGGCTTCTTTGGTAACCACGCGGTGACCCGTTTCTCCGAAAGGAGGAAACGTAAACTGTTTTTCCCCAGCTGAGTATCGGGGAAGGTAATCCCAAACACGGGGTAGTTTGGGGCCGCCTGGCACTGCCAGGGGTCGAGCTGGAAGATCATccaaaaagagggagacacaggcagaGGGTAGCAAGTCCAGGGAGGCCCTCGGGCCAAGGTGACCGGGGTTTGCTCAATTGTTCCTGACCCCTCTGACACACGTACACACAGAACAGCACGAGCACACGCCTCTGCAAGTTGGGCAGAGGGAGGTGCCGAGGGGGCCTGGCCAGCTGTTCAGAGGGACTTGCAGAGCGAGAAAGTGGGTGGGGCTGAACCATGAGTTCATCTATTTCCTGCCCACATCTGGTATAAAGGGAGGCGGCAGCCTCTGGAGGAACACAGCTGCGTCTGGCTGCGGGGCCAAGAGCACTGTCAGGAGAGCCACACGCCCTCTCCGGCTGCAGAATCACCACGATTCAGCAACAGCAGGACAGACCACCAATCACAAGGGGCCTTTGAGAACTtcaggtaagagaaaaaaaactccaCCTCCTCCTGAGGTTAAAGCGAAGAACACCCCTCCTATAAAGTGTTCTCTGTCCACGATCctcacttttcctctttttcccccctggAGAACTGCAGACCTGAGTTGACGGAAGGTGGCCGGGCCACACCGCCAACCCCACCACACAGAAACAGGGGCTTCAACTCTCCATCCCTCTCCATCAGGACGCCCAGCCCACTTCTGGAAAGGGGCTTTTCATGCTGGCTCGCTCGAAAAAATTCACGGTTGAGAAAGCTTTAGAAGAGAATTAAGAACATTATGCAAATCAAAGGCGTTATTACAATTTAGTCTTTTGGCCTCCTGAAGGGAAGGGAGATACGCTACAGGGTGCTGCCAGGGGTTCCCCAAAGTCCCACTGGTGGAAATGCACTTAAGGCTCCCTGGggctgatcatgatctcacggttcgtgggttctggccccacgtcgggctctgtgctgacagctcagagcctggagcctgcttcggattctgtgtctccctctctctctctgcccctccccagcacgggctccatgtctctctttctcaaaaataaataaactttaaaaaaaattaaaaaaaaaaaaaaaaagactgcctgGGGCTGAGACGAGGGGAAAGTCTCAGAATCGGAGCCGATCAGGGTTTCTTAAGGACTCCTGCCCTTGTGTTTAGGTATCACCTGCCAGCGGTGAACCCGGGGAGCCCGGCCCGTGGTTGGGGTGCCGCTTTCCAGAACTCTCCTCTCACCAGATCCTTTTCCGCTTGCTCTAGGATGCGGATGTCTCCAGTCTTTGCTTGCCtagccctgggcctggccctcGTCTTTGGTGAAGGGTCGGCCTCCTACCACCGCCAGACTCAGGCGGCCCGACTGACCACAGACTTTGGAGTGAAGGTGTTTCAGCAGGTGGCATGGGCCTCCAAGGACCGCAACATGGTTTTCTCACCTTACGGGGTGGCTTCGGTCCTGGCCATGTTGCAGCTGACGACAGGAGGAGAGACTCGGCAGCAGATCGAAGCAGCCATGCAGTTCCAGATTGATGGTGAGAgacagggcagagcagggggcgGGCACTCACACTGTCTTCACGGGACAGGGGTGTAAGCAACCAGAAGCAGAGGCAGGCCGATGCCAGCTGAGCCGAGCCGGCTCCTATGCGGCCATGTCACAGGGCATCTTTACCGGGCTCTGGGTCCGTCACAAGGGGCACAGGCCAGGGGATGTGGTGTAAAACAGGTGTGCCTCACCGCTTACTACCTTAACACCTCTGGACCTTGgcttccacatctgcaaaatggggacgaTAAAACTATCTACCACATAGAGCTGCTGTGAGGCTTAAATAGGATTATACGTGTGAATGCTTAGCACAGTTAGTCTTACGATAAGAAAAAACTTAGGGTTcgttaaaagcagagaaaagtatTCTAACCCAAAAAGGGGTTAGGGCCTGAGATTtttgaggagaagagagagatgccGAAGAGATTAAGGTTTGGAAGGGAATCTCCCTCCAGAGACCCCGGGGGAACAGAAGAGCCCCATCCACACGCACAAGGTTGGGCCTCTCCTGGGGGAAGTTGGCCCGGCTGGGGGCCCTTGGCTCAACGTAAGCTAATGTGTCCTCTCGGCCCTGCCTCGGCACAGAGAAGGGCATGGCCCCTGCCCTCCGCCAGCTGTACAAGGAGCTCATGGGGCCGTGGAACAAGGATGAGATCAGCACGGCCGATGCCATCTTCGTCCAGCGGGATCTGAAGCTGGTCGAGGGCTTCATGCCTCACTTCTTCAGGCTCTTCCGGACCACGGTCAAGCAAGTGGACTTCTCAGAGGTGGATAGAGCCAGGTTCATCGTCAACGACTGGGTGAAGACACACACGAAAGGTGAgcgggcagggagaggaggccagTCCCAAGGGCCTGCAGAGGAAGGGGATCTAGAAACAAGTCCCCAGAATCCCAACCTCTCCCCATCAGCATGCTGTTCTCTGTAGACAGGGCAGGTGCTGGAAGAATCAGAGCATCTTGGTTTTCAAAGTAGGCCCTCTCATGAACCAACCCTAAGGGCCTCCCTAAAGTGCTGTGAGATGTCATGACAACAGTAATAACCACAAGAAACACACACTGCTGCTTGGGGAGCAAAGTAAGGCAAGACAAGCGTCCGGGTCTGATCCTGGACAGGATCCCAGGGCCAGAGCATGCGATGAGCGGGAAGTTTCCTGAGACTCTTGGGAAGATGAACAGGTTGAACACAGCTAGACTGGCTCACTTACACCCCCGTCTGCCTCCTGACCGGATCCCCTCAAAGGACTGAAGGGAACCATCTAAAAGGGTTAAAACATATTTAGCCTCCTGCCCACCTGGCTTTCCCGTAGGCATGATTGGCGACTTACTGGGCGAAGGGGCCGTGAACCAGCTGACGCGCCTGATGCTGGTGAACGCCCTCTACTTCAATGGCCAGTGGAAGACGCCCTTCCCAGAGTCAGGCACCCACCACCGCCTCTTCCACAAATCTGATGGCAGCACCGTTTCTGTGCCCATGATGGCTCAGACCAATAAGTTCAACTACAGTGAGTACAAAACCCTTTCCCCAAGTCCCACAGCTACCGCATCTCTTCCCCGGGGTGCTCCCCTCTCAGGGAGGAGAACCCCTCGAATATAGCCCATCTTTGACAAAGAATCCCCAGGTAGGAGCTACTGGGATAACTGGAGCAGCAGAAAGTAGCTTTATATCACGCAAGATGAAagtgcagggcgcctgggtggctcagtcagttaagtgtccaactttggctcaggtcatgatctcccagttggcgagttcgagctctgcatcaggctctttgctgtcagctcggagcctggagtctgcttcggattctgtctcctctctctccccctcccccgcttgcgctctgtctttgtctctcaaaattaaataaagatatatatatataaaaaaagaagtccagAAAGTCCCTCCAGCCCAAATATGACCACATGACCCACGTGTTTCTAGGTGATCACCAGGGGCTCACAGATCCTGCTGGGGAAGGCCTATGTGGAAGTTGAGATGAAGGAGATGCTGAGATAAATCAGTGgctgggtgtgggggagaggggggtaaAGGCAAAGAAGGCCAAAAGGAGACAGTATCAGAAGATGCTGCATtggcagaagaggagggaaatgggGATAAAAAACACCGACTGGGGAGCCTCAAAAGCCAGGGTGGAGAGGTGGCTTCCAGAAAGAATGGATGAGACAGAACTAGTTGAAAAGCCAGTGCCGGGTCAGAAGCGAGAGCTGAAGCCATTTTCAGTGCGCCATCTTGGTGCCTTCACAGCTGAGTTTTCCACCCCCGACGGCCATTACTATGACATCCTGGAATTGCCCTACCACGGGGACACTCTCAGCATGTTCATTGCTGCTCCCTATGAAAAAGAggtgcctctctctgccctcaccaaCATCCTGGATGCCCAGCTCATCAGCCAGTGGAAAGGGAATATGACCAGACAGCTCCGCCTCCTGGTTCTGCCCAAGTAAGTCACCCCTTGCTCGCACCACACTTGCCAATGCTCTAATCCTCtctatctacccctcccctctcccaaggCTCCCTGAAGGGACCACCCCCATGTTTCCCAAGTATGACATTTGCAGGGTAGGGACATGTGTGGGAAGCTGATGGGAAACACTCTGGCCTGGGTTTGATTAAGATTCCTCTGCTCATCTCTGCTCCTGTTTCtgctggagggcagagggcagcggGGAATTTTCCTAGACCTTGCCCCCACACTCCCCACCCTCAGAATATCCAGCAAAAGCCAACCAAAAGAAGAGCCAGAGaaatgaggggggaggggagggggatggatcAGCCTTTGAGAtgaccctctcccacccccatctgcTCAAATCAACATCCAAACAAGAGACAAAAGGAGACAAAGCAGCCAGAACTACAGCTTCTAGCTGGCTTCCAAcaaagcagattaaaaaaatccttctgcAGGAGTACAGAGGGTGGAGAAGGCCGAGGCTGGGTAATTCCAGAATTGCAAGGAAGCCTCCCACCACACCTACCCCAAATTTCCAGCTGTTATAATGCCATgcttggggaaagaggaagattCAGTTGTTTAGGGTGCCCTTGTGTTCtctacccccacccacccccacgtCTAGAAAACGAGAACCGAGGTGACTCGGGCCCTGATGGGAAGCAGAAGTGCCCCAAAACCTCTCTGCTGGAGTCCTCTTCAGAATTCGCTCCCAGAAACACAATCTACAGACCAGATTTTTGTTCAAATATCTTGCAGGAGGATGTGCCCTTTGCCACCGCCCCCCTCAAGATTCCAGGGTGTGAGGGTAGGGGTTGTTCATTTACATTACACCTGACGCACAGATGTGAAAAAACCAAgcctccctcctccactttcACACCTATCCCCATCCCGTCAGCTGAGGGGGATATGTGGACGGGGCCTGGCAGAGGCAACAAGGGGCGGCCTGAGCTTGAGCTATTTCCCCCTCCTGTTTACAGGTTCTCCCTGGAAAGTGAAGTCAACCTCCGGAGACCCCTGGAGAACTTGGGGATGACTGACATGTTTAAGCCAAACCAGGCGGACTTCTCGAGTCTCTCAGGTGAGAGattttcctcccacctcctccttaTGCTGGTGGACTGGGGGGCCCCTGAGAGGACAAAGGAGTGTATCTCTGAGAACCCCAGCTGATCTACACTCGGATCCGCTTGTTTCAGATGAAGAGGCACTGTACGTGTCACAGGCGCTGCAAAAAGTCAAGATCGAGGTGAATGAGAGCGGCACGGTGGCGTCCTCCTCCACAGGTGAGTCAGACTCAGGTGAGGCCTGGTGAGTGTCCCCCCAGGACTTCCAAGGAGGGGCCCACGTCTGGGAGGAACCCCACGGCCCTGCTTCACCAGCCTCTCCTCGAAGAGGGGCACCCCCCACACCAGGTGCTCAGGGCATCACCCTTATCCCCCCAGAGTTTCTTAGCCTGCTGTAGGCCCACTTTTCCTGGGATCCCGGTCCCCCACCCAATGGCTCCTGAGGCCCCCCCGTGAAGGTGAAAAGGCCCCTCAAAGGAAGCCTTGGCTTTGTGCTCATAGTGGCCAGTCGGCTTAAGGAACTTGCTTATCAACATTCTAAAAAGGGTTACACAAATAGCTGTTGGTGAGTAGCTGGTAAATCTCTCTGGAATGCCTGGAGGCAGCCAGTCCTCAGAGAACTTCCCTAAACTGTTAAAGTTTGTGATGGGAAGAACAACTAAGCCTCCGAGTCGCCCTCCAATGCTGCTATCAGAAGGCTGGTGTCAATGGATCACTTATGATCAATCCAGGCACCAGTGCCCAGTCCTTCTGTTCTAAcattgttccctctctctcagccatTATTGTATCAGCCCGAATGGCCCCCGAGGAGATCATCATGGACAGACCCTTCCTCTTCGTGGTTCGGCACAACCCCACAGGTGAGCCGGGGCGGGGAGGCtccactgccccctgcccccgcgtCTCTTCGCCTCAGACACCAGTCCAGACAGGTGTAGacgctccctcctgccccagtccataactctgcccctccccctcccttcagGGATGACGCTCTGTCACAAAGTGAGCACCGCGCCAGGACCCCAGCCCTAGCTTAGTCACCCCAAAAGCTGGGACTCCAGACAGCTCACTTGCCTTCTCACATCTCAGCTCATCCATAAACATGGGGCTGGGCGAGCCATGCCATTTCTCCCTGTTCTCATCTCCTATGATTCTTCCATTCTCAGGAACAGTCCTCTTCATAGGCCAAGTGATGGAACCCTGACCACGAGGGTGAAGCAGTCCTCATCTGTGACAGAACTGGAGATGTAGCCAAGAAGAAAGAACtccaaaggaagaaaacttttattttaattaatttttctggagaaagagaaggcctttgccttcaaaaaaaaaaaaaaatggtaaatcttTCAAATCTGCCTCTTAGAcctcagcctctcccaggaatgGAGAAGAGGACCTTTCAGGAAAACGCCCTCGTGGAGCCCCCCGGGGAGACCGCCAACGCTCAGCTGAGTCTCCAAAGCAGACTGTAAAACATGCACAGGCACACGCGCAGCTGCTTCTGCCCATCGCTCTGCCCATCCGGGTCTTCAGACCTGGACCCCACCGAGACCCTGGCAGGATGGCACCAGAAGGCTTTACGGGGGCTTTTGTGCGCTTGGTAGACACTATTTGCGTTCCAGTCACGTTGCTGTCACTCTTGCACTGTCTGCCACTGCTGAGGAGGCTGGCGGCGGGCCAAAGAAGGCCAGTGGAATAGACACCCTTTCATCTCGAGGCCTGTGCTCCCTGGCTCGGTGGTCCTGCACACGGACAGAGCACCTGCCCGCCTCCCTGCGGAGACCCACTCCGACCTGGCCGGCTCCCTCCCAGAAACAGTGTGCATGTATTATTTTGGAGTGTAGGTGACTTGTTTACTCATAGAAGCAGGTTTCTGCTTCCCACAAACTTTATTTTGCAGGAATgggcgggggggttgggggagagtgGGATGTGTGCCTGGCTCTCGGCCCTCAtctggtggggagggtgggatgCCGGGGTGTGCCTAGTATTTATCACAGCCTTGTCCACATGTGCTtgttaaagaaaaagaggacTCTCAAGAGAAACGTATAATCTGAACTAGCTAGTAGTGTTCCTTGGTGGTCTTGGTCATTGCATCTCAGGAGTCTGGCCACTTGACCGGCCACCCTGCTGGGTGGCCAGGATGGTGGGGCCCACACTGCCACCTTGTGGCTGCCCGAGCCTTCTTTTCCTCGCCCTTCTCCACTGGAGGGCtgagacccccccctcccccgcaagaTCATCTAACTTCAGCCCACTTTAGGGACCAAAAGGATGTGGCGGGTAAGAGAGATCGGAGTGAGAACAGAGTGGTTTCaaaattttccaatatatttagGAACACGAGAGC
This window encodes:
- the SERPINE1 gene encoding plasminogen activator inhibitor 1, with product MRMSPVFACLALGLALVFGEGSASYHRQTQAARLTTDFGVKVFQQVAWASKDRNMVFSPYGVASVLAMLQLTTGGETRQQIEAAMQFQIDEKGMAPALRQLYKELMGPWNKDEISTADAIFVQRDLKLVEGFMPHFFRLFRTTVKQVDFSEVDRARFIVNDWVKTHTKGMIGDLLGEGAVNQLTRLMLVNALYFNGQWKTPFPESGTHHRLFHKSDGSTVSVPMMAQTNKFNYTEFSTPDGHYYDILELPYHGDTLSMFIAAPYEKEVPLSALTNILDAQLISQWKGNMTRQLRLLVLPKFSLESEVNLRRPLENLGMTDMFKPNQADFSSLSDEEALYVSQALQKVKIEVNESGTVASSSTAIIVSARMAPEEIIMDRPFLFVVRHNPTGTVLFIGQVMEP